The following coding sequences are from one Anas acuta chromosome 15, bAnaAcu1.1, whole genome shotgun sequence window:
- the CARHSP1 gene encoding calcium-regulated heat-stable protein 1 isoform X3, producing METGFSQASGMSSDTTSPSLEQSSSSVHSPSSLHLPENRRTRDRSPSPMRGYLIPSPLPTRRTRTFSATVRASEGPIYKGVCKCFCRSKGHGFISPADGGPDIFVHISDIEGEYVPVAGDEVTYKVCTIPPKNEKLQAVEVVITHLAPGTKHETWSGHVISS from the exons GTTTTTCTCAGGCATCAGGAATGTCTTCTGACACCACTTCACCCTCCTTGGAGCAGTCCTCCTCCTCTGTGCACTCGCCCAGTTCCCTTCATTTGCCTGAAAATCGCAGGACAAGAGATCGCTCCCCGTCTCCCATGAGAGGGTACCTCATTCCCAGTCCGCTGCCCACCCGGCGGACCAGGACATTTTCAGC AACTGTGAGAGCATCGGAGGGCCCCATCTACAAAGGTGTCTGCAAATGCTTCTGTCGCTCCAAAGGCCATGGCTTCATTTCCCCCGCAGATGGAGGACCTGACATCTTCGTACACATTTCTGA CATCGAAGGCGAGTATGTTCCCGTGGCAGGCGACGAGGTCACCTACAAGGTGTGCACCATTCCTCCGAAGAACGAGAAGCTTCAGGCTGTGGAGGTCGTGATTACCCACCTCGCCCCAGGAACCAAGCACGAGACCTGGTCGGGGCATGTCATCAGCTCCTGA
- the CARHSP1 gene encoding calcium-regulated heat-stable protein 1 isoform X2: MQKLRSGFSQASGMSSDTTSPSLEQSSSSVHSPSSLHLPENRRTRDRSPSPMRGYLIPSPLPTRRTRTFSATVRASEGPIYKGVCKCFCRSKGHGFISPADGGPDIFVHISDIEGEYVPVAGDEVTYKVCTIPPKNEKLQAVEVVITHLAPGTKHETWSGHVISS, translated from the exons ATGCAAAAGCTCAGATCAG GTTTTTCTCAGGCATCAGGAATGTCTTCTGACACCACTTCACCCTCCTTGGAGCAGTCCTCCTCCTCTGTGCACTCGCCCAGTTCCCTTCATTTGCCTGAAAATCGCAGGACAAGAGATCGCTCCCCGTCTCCCATGAGAGGGTACCTCATTCCCAGTCCGCTGCCCACCCGGCGGACCAGGACATTTTCAGC AACTGTGAGAGCATCGGAGGGCCCCATCTACAAAGGTGTCTGCAAATGCTTCTGTCGCTCCAAAGGCCATGGCTTCATTTCCCCCGCAGATGGAGGACCTGACATCTTCGTACACATTTCTGA CATCGAAGGCGAGTATGTTCCCGTGGCAGGCGACGAGGTCACCTACAAGGTGTGCACCATTCCTCCGAAGAACGAGAAGCTTCAGGCTGTGGAGGTCGTGATTACCCACCTCGCCCCAGGAACCAAGCACGAGACCTGGTCGGGGCATGTCATCAGCTCCTGA
- the CARHSP1 gene encoding calcium-regulated heat-stable protein 1 isoform X4: MSSDTTSPSLEQSSSSVHSPSSLHLPENRRTRDRSPSPMRGYLIPSPLPTRRTRTFSATVRASEGPIYKGVCKCFCRSKGHGFISPADGGPDIFVHISDIEGEYVPVAGDEVTYKVCTIPPKNEKLQAVEVVITHLAPGTKHETWSGHVISS, encoded by the exons ATGTCTTCTGACACCACTTCACCCTCCTTGGAGCAGTCCTCCTCCTCTGTGCACTCGCCCAGTTCCCTTCATTTGCCTGAAAATCGCAGGACAAGAGATCGCTCCCCGTCTCCCATGAGAGGGTACCTCATTCCCAGTCCGCTGCCCACCCGGCGGACCAGGACATTTTCAGC AACTGTGAGAGCATCGGAGGGCCCCATCTACAAAGGTGTCTGCAAATGCTTCTGTCGCTCCAAAGGCCATGGCTTCATTTCCCCCGCAGATGGAGGACCTGACATCTTCGTACACATTTCTGA CATCGAAGGCGAGTATGTTCCCGTGGCAGGCGACGAGGTCACCTACAAGGTGTGCACCATTCCTCCGAAGAACGAGAAGCTTCAGGCTGTGGAGGTCGTGATTACCCACCTCGCCCCAGGAACCAAGCACGAGACCTGGTCGGGGCATGTCATCAGCTCCTGA